The DNA segment GCGCGAAGGGCACCGCGCGGTCCTCGCCCCCGGAGAGGCGGAAGCCGCCCGCGACGGCACACCGGTGGAAGGCGACGAAGCCTTCGGACTCTCCGTCGTCGTGCTCGGCCTCGACGCGGGCGACGAGTTCCAGGGTGATGTGCTCGATCGTGACGTCACCGTCGCCGCCCCGGAGGCGTACCTCTCCGGTGACGTCACCGCCGGGCGCGACCGCGCCCGCCTCCAGCACGGTGTCCACCGAGGGGCCCCCGATGCCGAGCGAGCCGAGCAGACGCTTGAACACCATCGGGCGTTCACTCCTTCATATGGCTTGTGCGGTACAGCACTTCGGCCGCCGCGACCAGCGACCGTCTACACTTGTGTAGAAGCATATGAGGGGCGACGGCCGGCGGACGGGATACGAGCAGGTGGACACGACAGGAACCGGCGGCCTCGGCGACGCTCCGGGCGCGGGTACGGACACCGTCGCCAGGGTCTTCGCGGCCCTCGCTTCTCCCGCGCGTCTGCGCATCCTCCAGGTCCTCACCCAGGGGCCGAGCGATGTGACGCGTCTGGTGGAGCAGGTGGGCGGAGCCGCGTCCACGGTGAGCCAGCACCTGTTCACCCTGCGGCGGGCCGGGTTCGTCGATTCCCGCAGGGAGGGGCGTCGGCAGGTGTACTTCACCGAGGAGTCGCAGGCGCTCACCGAGGTCCGGCGGGCGGCCGAACGGCTGGCCGCGCGCCAGGGCGACGCCACCGGCCGGGGAGCGGCCGGCGGCTGACACCGCCGGCCGGAGCGCCGCCCGGCCGGGCGGCGGGGTCGCGCTACTTGGCGGCGTCCAGCGCGGCCAGCGCCTGCGCCCACCGTACGTACTTCAGCGAGGCCAGGTCCGCCACGGTCCTGACGCCGAACGCCTCGTCCAGCAGCTCACCGTCCCGGTCGGACACGCCCTTCAGAGCGGCCACCGGCGCGGCCAGGATCTCCGACAGCTCCTTGTCCGCCCACGCCGAGTCCAGCACCTTGCCGAGATCGATCGAAGCCATGTCCAACCCTCCGGGAACGAGTGGGTGCGACCGCCGCACCCTCTACACTTCTGTAGAAAATACGAGCCCGGATCACCCCTCAAGGGCTTGATCGGGTCTCCGCCAAAAACGGCTGAAAGTACCGCCTTCTGCGGCTTCAGGGCCTTCGGGGTCTTCGGGTCCTTCAGGGTCTTCAGGGCCTTCGGGACGAGAGGTACCGAAGGACCCGTCAGCCGGCCGCCACCGCCAGCAGCGCGAACGCCGCCAGGGACAGGACCGTGCGGATGCGGTGGAAGGTGTTCCAGCGGGCCTCGAACGCGGTGCGGGCCGCCGTGTCGTCGCCGCCCTCGGACTGTGCGAGGGCGTTGTTCAGCGGGATGTTGCCCGCGACCGTGATCAGGTGGGAGGCCACGGCGCAGACCAGTGCGGCGAGCAGCAGGGGCCAGGTGTCCTCGCCGGTCTCCGTGAAGACGGGGACGGCCGGGAAGGCGATCACGCCGAGGAAGAGGAGCAGGAAGACCGGGCCGGGGACCTTCTCGTTGAAGCGGCGCATCGCGGCCGTGAACCCGGCGTCGGGCAGGACCGCGAGGCCGGGCATCACCGCGATGAGGAAGGTCAGCAGGAATCCGGCGTAGAGGCCGGTCGTGAGCACGGCGAGGGTCAGGAACAGCGAGGCCATGGGCCCATCATGGCCTGCGGGGAGCGGCCGCACCGCCTGATTTCGCAGATGTGTGCGAACCGCTCCCCGGTGCGCGGCCGTCAGTCCATCTCGCCCTCTCCGGTGTCCTCCACGACATCCCCGCCGCCCTTGAGCCGGTCGGCGCGGCCGATCGCGTCGGCGAGCTTGGAGACCGAGGAGTCCTCCGTACGCGTGGCCAGCTTGCGCGCCCGCGCGGCGAGTTCGCCGAGGCCGGGGGCGCCGGGCAGGCTGCCGCCGCGCAGGTTCTCCGCGAAGTAGGCGGCCACCGCCGTGACCTGGAGCCGGTCGCTGCGGCCGCCCCACAGCTTGCCGGTGACCGCGCCGGTCTCCACCGAGCCGGTCTTCTCGTGCGGGGTACGGGTCTTGGGGTCGAGCCAGCGCACCGTGGCGGTGGCGACATGGCCGGAGGCGCCGTCGCGCAGGTGCACCGCGTACAGGGCGGTCACCGTGTGGCCGGGGCCGACCTCGCCGCCGTCCACGCTGTCGTCGCGGAAGTCGTCGTCGGCGACCTTGCGGTTCTCGTAGCCGATCAGCTTGAACTTCTCGACGGTCTCCGGGTCGAACGCGACCTGTGCCTTGGCGTCGCGGGCGGTCAGTTCGAGGTGGGCCGGGAGCTGGTCGACGAAGACCTTGCGGGCCTGCTCCTCGTCGGAGACGTAGGTGGTGTGGCCGTCGCCCTTGTTGGTCAGCTCCTCCATGAAGGCGTCGCCGTACTCGCTGCCGACGCCCACGCCGAACAGGGTGATGCCGTGCTCGCGGCGGGCGGAGTCGATGCGTTCGAGGATGTCGTCCGCCTTGGTTTCACCGGTGTTGGCCAGTGCGTCGGAGAGCAGGACGACCCGGTTGTTGGCGCCCTTGCGCAGGCCCTCGACGGCCTCGTCGTAGCCGCGCTCCACACCGGCGCCGACGTTGGTGGAGGAGCCGGGCTCCAGGGAGTCGACCGCGTCGCGGACCTCGCCCCGGTGGCCCTTCAGCCGGGTCATGGGCCGGACGGTCTCCGCCTCGTCGCTGAAGGTGACCAGGCTGATCGAGTCGTCGTCGCGCAGTTCGTCGGTGAGGATGCCGAGCGAGGTCTTCACGAGCCCGAGCCGGTCGGGCGAGTTCATCGAGCCGGAGACGTCCACCACGAAGGTGAGGGCGGCCGGGGGCCGGTCGGCGCTGCTGGGCGCCGCCCTGGTGGCCAGCCCGACCCGGACCAGCGACCAGTCGCCGCCCTCGCCGCCCGCCCGGGCGCCGTCCACCGAGACCGAGAAGCCGTTGCCGGTGGGCCGGTGGTAGCCCTGCCGGAAGCTGTTGACGAACTCCTCCGGCCGCACGCTCTGGGCACCGGGCAGCCGCCCGTCGGCGAGGGTGCGGCGGGCGTAGCCGTACGAGGCGGTGTCCACGTCCAGCGCGAAGGTGGACAGGTAGTCGGGTGCGTCGGGGCCCTTGAGCCGGTCGGGGCCGTCCGTGGGGCCGCCGTTCGGCCCGTCCGTGGGCCCGGCCCGCAGATCGTCCGTCGCCCCCTTGGTGCCGGCGGGCGCGGGTGCGGGCGCTCCGGCGCGGCGGTCGGCCGAGGAGGCCGCGTCCCGGCCCGGCTCGCCCGAGCAGCCGGTGAGCAGCACGCCGGCCGCGAGCAGCAGCCCGAGCGCCCCCTGATGCCTCCGCCGGTGATTCCGTGTGCGGCGTTCCATTCCGTACCCCCTGTGTCGTCACGTCAGCACTTGTGAATGTGACGCGCGAGCGGGGCCGCGGGACCGGCCGAAAGCGTTGCGGAACGATCTCGATGCGGCAACGGGGAGCGCACAACGGGCGGAATGTCAAGGTCAGGACACGATGTCCTTACGACTGAATCCCCGGAAGGCGAAGGCGAGCAGGATCAGGGCATAACTCACCGATACCGCCGCGCCCTTGGCCATGCCGCCCCACTCGATGGCGGGCTGGAGGGCGTCGGCCCAGGCGAACTGCCAGTGGGCGGGCAGCAGCTCGCGCCAGGAGCCGAGCGCGGTCACCGCGTCGAGCACATTGCCGACGATGGTGAGCCCCACCGCGCCGCCGA comes from the Streptomyces sp. NBC_00525 genome and includes:
- a CDS encoding anthrone oxygenase family protein; this encodes MASLFLTLAVLTTGLYAGFLLTFLIAVMPGLAVLPDAGFTAAMRRFNEKVPGPVFLLLFLGVIAFPAVPVFTETGEDTWPLLLAALVCAVASHLITVAGNIPLNNALAQSEGGDDTAARTAFEARWNTFHRIRTVLSLAAFALLAVAAG
- a CDS encoding ArsR/SmtB family transcription factor, producing MDTTGTGGLGDAPGAGTDTVARVFAALASPARLRILQVLTQGPSDVTRLVEQVGGAASTVSQHLFTLRRAGFVDSRREGRRQVYFTEESQALTEVRRAAERLAARQGDATGRGAAGG
- a CDS encoding vWA domain-containing protein, with product MERRTRNHRRRHQGALGLLLAAGVLLTGCSGEPGRDAASSADRRAGAPAPAPAGTKGATDDLRAGPTDGPNGGPTDGPDRLKGPDAPDYLSTFALDVDTASYGYARRTLADGRLPGAQSVRPEEFVNSFRQGYHRPTGNGFSVSVDGARAGGEGGDWSLVRVGLATRAAPSSADRPPAALTFVVDVSGSMNSPDRLGLVKTSLGILTDELRDDDSISLVTFSDEAETVRPMTRLKGHRGEVRDAVDSLEPGSSTNVGAGVERGYDEAVEGLRKGANNRVVLLSDALANTGETKADDILERIDSARREHGITLFGVGVGSEYGDAFMEELTNKGDGHTTYVSDEEQARKVFVDQLPAHLELTARDAKAQVAFDPETVEKFKLIGYENRKVADDDFRDDSVDGGEVGPGHTVTALYAVHLRDGASGHVATATVRWLDPKTRTPHEKTGSVETGAVTGKLWGGRSDRLQVTAVAAYFAENLRGGSLPGAPGLGELAARARKLATRTEDSSVSKLADAIGRADRLKGGGDVVEDTGEGEMD